In Phacochoerus africanus isolate WHEZ1 chromosome 16, ROS_Pafr_v1, whole genome shotgun sequence, one genomic interval encodes:
- the LSM8 gene encoding LSM8 homolog, U6 small nuclear RNA associated, producing the protein MTSALENYINRTVAVITSDGRMIVGTLKGFDQTINLILDESHERVFSSSQGVEQVVLGLYIVRGDNVAVIGEIDEETDSALDLGNIRAEPLNSVAH; encoded by the exons ATGACGTCCGCCTTGGAGAACTACATCAACC GAACTGTTGCTGTCATTACTTCTGATGGGAGAATGATTGTG GGAACCCTGAAAGGTTTTGACCAGACCATTAATTTGATTTTGGATGAAAGCCATGAACGAGTGTTCAGTTCCTCACAGGGAGTAGAACAAGTGGTACTAGGGTTATACATCGTAAGAGGAGACAATGT GGCAGTCATTGGAGAAATTGATGAAGAGACAGATTCAGCACTTGATTTGGGAAATATTCGAGCAGAACCTCTGAATTCTGTGGCACACTGA